Proteins encoded in a region of the Zunongwangia endophytica genome:
- a CDS encoding sensor histidine kinase has protein sequence MIFNDERKFNRWFIIFAGLAVIILVLWNTTIFFNRLKDEERTKMSIWSEALLELDRASSNENLSPLILNVLNSNTSIPTIQTDEEGNIVSTHYIDPEKIDTPEKAENYLNRLRAENEPIIMHLDRFRTHLVFYGNSPVLNSLKYYPLGLVTIGFLILGVIYFFYTTTKNSEQNKLWAGMAKETAHQIGTPLSSLIGWTEILKQENVNEVYVAEIEKDIDRLQTITERFSKIGSAPLLQETDLVEATRESYQYLQSRSSKLIDFNLIVPREEIKVNLNTQLYSWTIENLVKNAIDAMRGKGKLSLEIRQNEKQVFVYVHDTGKGIDKNRFKVIFEPGQTTKKRGWGLGLSLAKRIVEEYHDGRIRVAKSEIGEGTTFEIMLRKT, from the coding sequence CTAAAAGATGAAGAGCGTACAAAAATGAGCATTTGGTCTGAAGCGCTATTGGAATTAGATCGCGCTAGCAGCAACGAAAATTTGAGTCCGCTTATATTAAATGTTTTAAACAGCAATACCAGCATTCCTACCATCCAAACCGACGAGGAAGGGAATATTGTGTCTACCCATTATATCGATCCTGAAAAGATTGACACTCCTGAAAAAGCCGAAAACTATCTAAACCGGTTACGAGCTGAAAACGAACCGATTATTATGCATTTAGATCGGTTTAGGACTCATTTAGTTTTCTACGGAAATTCTCCCGTTTTAAATAGTTTAAAGTATTATCCGCTAGGTCTGGTAACCATTGGTTTTCTAATTCTTGGAGTAATTTATTTCTTTTATACAACCACCAAAAATAGTGAGCAGAATAAATTATGGGCAGGAATGGCAAAAGAAACTGCGCATCAAATTGGCACTCCTTTAAGTTCACTTATAGGCTGGACAGAAATTCTTAAGCAAGAAAACGTAAATGAAGTTTACGTTGCTGAGATTGAAAAAGACATTGATCGCTTACAAACTATAACTGAAAGATTCTCTAAAATTGGTTCGGCTCCTTTATTACAGGAAACCGATCTTGTAGAAGCCACCAGAGAAAGTTATCAATACTTACAATCCAGAAGTTCTAAACTAATTGATTTTAATCTGATCGTACCACGAGAAGAAATTAAAGTAAACCTAAATACGCAGCTTTATAGTTGGACCATCGAGAACTTAGTAAAAAATGCTATCGATGCAATGCGCGGAAAAGGAAAACTTTCTCTTGAAATTAGACAAAATGAAAAACAAGTTTTTGTCTATGTTCATGATACCGGAAAAGGAATCGATAAAAACCGTTTTAAGGTTATTTTCGAGCCAGGACAAACCACAAAGAAGCGCGGATGGGGATTAGGACTATCATTAGCTAAACGAATTGTAGAAGAGTATCACGACGGGCGCATTCGCGTTGCAAAAAGTGAGATTGGAGAAGGAACTACTTTTGAAATTATGCTGAGAAAAACCTAA
- a CDS encoding acyl-CoA thioesterase: protein MFKLELKLRIDWSDLDMYRHVNNLSFMRFMQSGRVNLWEATGLHKMYTESKKGAMLVSTHCDFKKTLHYPGNVLIKTRIAEIGTKSFKIEHHILNDNQEICAIGKDVAVFYNFKEEQTNAIPDDLRAILNRY, encoded by the coding sequence TTGTTTAAACTTGAATTAAAATTAAGGATAGATTGGAGCGATCTAGATATGTATCGCCATGTAAACAATCTTAGCTTTATGCGTTTTATGCAATCTGGCAGAGTAAATCTTTGGGAAGCTACCGGATTGCATAAAATGTATACTGAAAGTAAAAAAGGTGCAATGTTAGTTTCTACGCATTGCGATTTTAAAAAGACGTTACACTATCCGGGAAATGTTCTTATAAAAACAAGAATCGCTGAAATTGGCACTAAAAGTTTTAAAATAGAACATCATATTCTAAACGATAATCAGGAAATTTGTGCAATAGGTAAAGATGTGGCTGTATTTTATAATTTCAAAGAAGAACAAACAAATGCGATACCAGATGATCTTAGAGCAATCTTAAATCGATATTAG
- a CDS encoding HIT family protein, translated as MSSLFTKIVHGEIPAYKIAEDSQFLAFLDVRPNAKGHTLCIPKKEVDYIFDMDEQMYMELMRFSRKVALALEKTVECKRVGVAVVGLEVPHVHVHLIPLNDMGDMNFANHHEMSEEQLKELAESIHVNL; from the coding sequence ATGTCCAGCTTATTTACAAAAATAGTTCACGGTGAAATTCCTGCTTATAAAATTGCAGAGGATAGTCAGTTTTTAGCCTTTTTAGATGTTCGGCCTAATGCTAAAGGTCATACGCTATGTATTCCTAAAAAAGAGGTCGACTATATTTTCGATATGGACGAACAAATGTATATGGAACTTATGCGTTTTTCTAGAAAAGTAGCATTAGCACTAGAAAAGACAGTTGAGTGCAAAAGAGTAGGTGTCGCCGTTGTAGGTTTGGAAGTTCCTCACGTGCATGTGCATTTAATTCCGTTAAATGATATGGGAGATATGAATTTTGCAAATCATCACGAGATGAGCGAAGAACAACTTAAAGAACTTGCTGAATCAATTCATGTAAATTTATAA
- the greA gene encoding transcription elongation factor GreA, protein MSKVSYYTAEGLKKLREELNQLKDVERPRASEAIGEARDKGDLSENAEYDAAKEAQGLLEMKISKLEEVVANARVIDESQLDTSKVLIHSHVKIKNQNNGAEVKYKLVAQSEADLKSGKISVDSPIGKGLLGKKVGEVADIAVPNGVMKFEVLEIWRE, encoded by the coding sequence ATGAGTAAAGTATCTTATTACACTGCAGAAGGACTAAAAAAGTTGAGAGAAGAATTAAATCAACTTAAAGATGTAGAACGTCCAAGAGCTTCTGAAGCTATTGGTGAAGCCAGAGATAAAGGTGATTTAAGTGAGAATGCAGAATACGATGCGGCAAAAGAAGCACAGGGGCTTCTAGAGATGAAGATTTCTAAACTGGAAGAGGTTGTAGCAAACGCACGTGTAATTGACGAATCTCAATTAGATACTTCTAAAGTTTTAATTCACTCCCACGTGAAAATTAAAAATCAAAATAATGGAGCTGAAGTAAAATATAAATTGGTAGCACAAAGCGAAGCCGACTTAAAATCCGGGAAAATATCTGTAGATTCTCCTATCGGAAAAGGACTTTTAGGTAAAAAAGTAGGTGAAGTAGCCGATATTGCTGTGCCAAACGGTGTAATGAAGTTTGAAGTACTTGAAATCTGGAGAGAATAA
- a CDS encoding Rieske (2Fe-2S) protein, giving the protein MKRFLFFNMLLVLLTGCSSSDDGINNNPNLVNINFGFNVNLDLPQYNQLNFPGNQITIYNEGIGIKGVVIYNVNNDLFLAYELSDPNHAPNDCSAMTLNGIEATCSCEGNVYNIITGEQVEGEDDYAMKPYRVEKRGNTITISN; this is encoded by the coding sequence ATGAAGCGTTTTTTATTTTTTAATATGCTATTGGTTTTATTAACAGGCTGTTCTTCGAGCGACGATGGTATTAATAACAACCCCAATTTAGTCAATATAAACTTCGGTTTCAATGTCAATCTTGATCTTCCACAATACAATCAATTAAATTTCCCGGGGAATCAAATAACTATTTATAATGAAGGAATTGGGATTAAAGGAGTAGTTATTTATAATGTAAATAACGATCTTTTTCTAGCTTACGAATTAAGTGATCCAAATCATGCGCCCAATGATTGTTCTGCAATGACTTTGAATGGGATTGAAGCTACCTGTAGTTGCGAAGGAAATGTATACAACATCATCACCGGTGAACAGGTGGAAGGAGAAGATGATTATGCGATGAAACCCTATAGAGTAGAAAAGCGAGGCAATACAATTACCATTTCTAATTAA
- a CDS encoding TonB-dependent receptor, producing MKNILFSSLVILFSMSALAQQYELKGIVSRKGEPLSGVTVYVSEEKEGTQTNDLGEYRLVLSEGDYTIDFVFGNRKSYEVNLTEDQILDVDFGDAEEVLGEVFLRSIRVDADSPITFSNLSNEEIESRNLGQDIPILMNYLPSVVTTTDAGNGVGYTGIRVRGSDATRTNVTINGVPYNDAESQGTFWVNLGDFASSTENIQLQRGVGTSTNGAGAFGASINILTDRYSEEASAEVANSYGSFNTHKHTAKFNTGLFNDHWDFSGRASLIKSDGYIDRADSELKSYFLQGAYVADNTLVKAIMFGGKQRTYQAWNGIPGDVLDTNRTYNPSGEYTDEQGNIKFYDNQTDNYQQDHYQLLWNQKYDTNWSSNLAFHYTYGRGYYEEYEEDANLNSFGLSNFMANGEEVTTSDLVNTSWLDNHFYGTTFSLNYKNSKVDAILGGGWNRYDGDHFGEVIYTRFARNNDPLEPFYFNNAVKTDFNIYGKTTVSITEKLAMYGDLQLRTISYEATGPTEELEVFNVNDSFSFFNPKFGFTYQFNKAHQLYGSFARAHREPVRRDYEAAISNNKPNPTEEKLNDYELGWRFNDSKTQINANLYFMDYKDQLVLTGQIDNEGAALRENSDESYRLGLEIDATFRITDYLSIRPNIALSRNKNIDFLTIVDDEQVNIGDTDISFSPSIVGGNMIQVNPLKNLRINWLTKYVGEQYMSNIEAESSELDDYLVNDLNIQYTWDNAPLFKEVLFTGLVNNIFDEKYISNGYYDDGYVAYYPQATINFLAGVTLKF from the coding sequence ATGAAAAATATATTATTCAGTAGTTTAGTTATACTTTTTAGTATGTCTGCTCTTGCGCAGCAATATGAGCTAAAAGGTATAGTAAGTCGAAAAGGAGAACCCTTAAGCGGAGTAACAGTTTATGTTTCTGAAGAAAAAGAAGGTACGCAAACCAATGATTTAGGGGAGTATCGACTTGTTTTGTCAGAAGGTGATTATACTATCGATTTTGTCTTCGGAAATAGAAAATCCTACGAAGTAAACCTTACTGAAGATCAAATATTAGATGTAGATTTTGGTGATGCTGAAGAGGTTTTAGGAGAAGTTTTTTTACGTTCTATTCGTGTAGATGCCGATTCTCCTATCACTTTTAGCAATTTATCTAACGAAGAAATTGAAAGTAGGAATTTAGGACAGGATATTCCTATTTTGATGAATTATCTGCCATCTGTAGTAACAACCACAGATGCCGGGAACGGCGTAGGTTACACGGGGATTAGAGTGCGTGGTAGTGATGCTACTCGAACAAATGTAACAATCAACGGTGTGCCTTATAACGATGCTGAAAGCCAAGGAACTTTCTGGGTAAATTTGGGAGATTTTGCTTCTTCTACAGAAAATATTCAGTTACAACGTGGTGTAGGAACTTCAACTAATGGAGCCGGGGCTTTTGGTGCCAGTATCAATATTTTAACCGATAGGTATAGTGAAGAAGCATCTGCTGAGGTTGCCAATAGTTATGGATCTTTCAATACCCATAAACATACTGCTAAATTCAATACAGGTCTTTTTAATGATCATTGGGATTTTTCAGGAAGAGCTTCATTAATCAAAAGTGACGGATATATTGATAGAGCAGATTCTGAACTGAAATCTTACTTTTTGCAAGGTGCTTATGTTGCAGATAATACGTTGGTAAAAGCTATTATGTTTGGAGGAAAACAACGCACATACCAGGCTTGGAACGGTATACCAGGTGATGTATTGGATACTAACCGAACTTATAATCCCTCTGGTGAATATACCGATGAGCAGGGCAATATAAAATTTTACGATAACCAAACCGATAATTATCAGCAAGATCATTACCAGTTATTATGGAATCAAAAATACGATACTAACTGGTCTTCAAACTTGGCGTTCCATTATACCTACGGAAGAGGTTATTACGAAGAATATGAGGAAGACGCCAATTTAAATTCTTTTGGATTATCTAATTTTATGGCTAATGGAGAAGAAGTAACTACATCAGATCTTGTAAATACGAGCTGGTTGGATAATCATTTTTATGGTACGACTTTTAGTTTGAATTATAAAAATAGTAAAGTAGACGCTATTTTAGGAGGAGGTTGGAACCGCTACGACGGCGATCACTTTGGAGAAGTGATTTATACCCGATTTGCCAGAAATAATGATCCATTAGAACCGTTTTACTTTAATAATGCCGTTAAAACCGATTTTAATATCTACGGAAAAACAACAGTCTCTATTACTGAAAAATTAGCTATGTATGGCGATTTGCAATTAAGAACCATTAGTTATGAAGCTACCGGTCCAACCGAAGAATTGGAAGTATTTAACGTCAACGATAGTTTTTCGTTTTTTAATCCTAAATTTGGCTTCACTTACCAGTTCAATAAAGCACATCAATTATATGGTTCGTTCGCCAGGGCACATCGCGAGCCGGTAAGGCGCGATTATGAGGCGGCCATTAGTAACAACAAACCCAATCCAACAGAAGAAAAACTTAATGACTACGAATTAGGATGGCGATTTAATGATTCCAAAACCCAAATAAACGCTAATCTTTATTTTATGGATTATAAGGATCAATTAGTTTTAACAGGGCAAATTGATAATGAAGGCGCTGCTTTAAGAGAAAATAGCGATGAAAGTTATCGTTTAGGGTTAGAAATAGATGCTACTTTTAGGATTACAGATTATTTGAGCATACGACCTAATATTGCTTTAAGTCGAAATAAAAATATAGACTTTTTAACTATTGTAGATGATGAACAGGTGAATATTGGTGATACCGATATCTCATTTTCTCCTTCGATTGTAGGCGGGAATATGATACAGGTAAATCCTTTAAAAAATTTGCGAATAAACTGGTTAACCAAATATGTAGGAGAACAGTATATGAGCAATATTGAAGCAGAAAGTTCAGAATTGGATGATTATCTTGTAAACGATTTAAATATTCAATATACCTGGGATAATGCACCGCTTTTTAAAGAAGTACTATTTACCGGTTTGGTGAATAATATTTTTGATGAAAAGTACATCTCTAATGGATATTATGATGATGGTTATGTTGCTTATTACCCGCAGGCTACAATCAATTTTCTCGCTGGGGTTACGCTTAAATTTTAA
- a CDS encoding hybrid sensor histidine kinase/response regulator encodes MQNTKRSITLKVVAGYLLIAILVVVAVWFIYNRVVIFSNMAQSNSSNNAQLFLVSEITSDLYETENVSRRLIQTGTKEDIKLYQEQLDSIKLNLIELDQEYDEDNLHTELDSIYKLLDLKTENLEALIKLREQERNTNYYKQVMEELNRVNENFEANQGYDNRFNDLEPYQKRVLVKWLEYAREDNAKSLTNQTADSLVSSVKKVLNDFQEANIRFRNSVFEKENDLLDNDMVLNQQLRKILANIEQDERVASIERTEKAQQTLEDTVSIILISGVVCVIVILLFLMLIIRDVRRSQQYRLELEEAKNFAETLLKRREQLMAAITHDLRSPLNTVIGYSELLDKTKLASKQQHYLSQINKSSDFILRLVNDLLDLSKLEAGKMLVENLPFNPKNLITDTVQNNIPAKQNKDLEINIEISEEADSQYSSDPFRIKQIIANLVTNAIKFTEKGEILVTGAIQKRSKHSSLIIKVKDTGIGISKEKQEVIFEEFSQENSGIEKKYGGSGLGLTITKSLTSLLKGEIQLQSDQGKGSEFTVIIPVKELKKEAAKDKQIKQPPKIRNIDFGNKKILVVDDEPAQLALTLEFLRSHQLKYETAENGKKALALLNENEYDLILTDIQMPIMDGFQLMNNIKKNDRLRKIPIIALSGRTDMKDEVYKLTGFTAKLTKPFKAQDLLLKISEIFDLNINQKEVLAESKSKSASEATELYNLEDIYMFSGEDSEAMQVILKAFIESSEENIQKLKICKKKHDFETIGQIAHKMLPMIRQMKVLLLIPILEKLERKQETSIAEVDQVINQLEKLMQSLETEVTA; translated from the coding sequence ATGCAAAACACCAAAAGATCTATAACCCTAAAAGTAGTTGCAGGCTACCTTCTTATCGCAATTTTAGTGGTTGTAGCGGTCTGGTTTATTTACAATCGCGTGGTCATCTTTAGCAATATGGCTCAAAGTAACAGCAGCAACAACGCGCAATTATTTTTGGTGAGTGAAATTACAAGTGATCTTTATGAAACAGAAAATGTTAGCCGCCGTCTTATCCAAACAGGAACTAAAGAAGATATTAAACTTTACCAGGAGCAATTAGACTCCATAAAATTAAACCTGATCGAATTAGATCAGGAATACGATGAAGACAATCTGCATACCGAGTTAGATAGCATTTATAAACTTCTGGATTTAAAAACAGAAAACCTGGAAGCCCTTATAAAATTACGCGAGCAAGAAAGAAACACCAATTACTATAAACAAGTAATGGAAGAACTTAATCGCGTAAACGAAAATTTTGAAGCCAATCAGGGTTACGATAATCGCTTTAACGATCTAGAGCCTTATCAAAAAAGAGTATTAGTAAAATGGCTGGAATATGCCAGAGAAGACAACGCAAAGTCACTTACTAATCAAACCGCAGACTCACTAGTGAGCTCGGTAAAAAAAGTACTAAACGATTTTCAGGAAGCTAATATTCGATTTAGAAACTCAGTATTCGAAAAAGAAAATGACCTGCTGGATAACGATATGGTTCTTAATCAGCAACTAAGAAAAATTCTTGCCAATATTGAACAAGATGAGCGTGTAGCATCTATCGAAAGAACTGAAAAAGCACAGCAAACCCTAGAAGATACTGTTAGCATTATACTCATTTCTGGTGTTGTTTGTGTGATAGTAATCTTGCTTTTTTTGATGCTCATTATTCGCGATGTACGCCGAAGCCAACAATATCGTTTAGAACTGGAGGAAGCAAAAAACTTCGCGGAGACCTTGTTAAAAAGAAGAGAGCAATTAATGGCGGCCATTACGCACGATCTTCGCTCACCATTGAATACTGTGATTGGCTATTCTGAATTACTGGATAAAACCAAACTTGCCAGCAAACAGCAACACTATTTGAGTCAGATTAACAAGTCGTCAGATTTTATTCTCCGATTGGTAAACGACTTACTGGATCTATCGAAACTGGAAGCCGGTAAAATGTTGGTTGAAAATTTACCTTTCAATCCCAAAAATCTTATTACCGATACAGTCCAAAATAATATTCCTGCAAAGCAAAATAAAGATCTTGAAATTAACATTGAAATTTCTGAAGAAGCCGATTCACAATATTCCAGTGATCCTTTCAGAATCAAACAAATCATCGCGAATTTGGTAACCAATGCTATTAAATTTACTGAAAAAGGTGAAATTCTCGTCACAGGTGCTATTCAGAAAAGAAGCAAGCATTCTTCGCTGATTATTAAAGTAAAGGATACCGGTATCGGAATTTCTAAAGAAAAACAAGAGGTCATATTTGAAGAATTTAGTCAGGAAAATAGCGGAATCGAAAAAAAATACGGCGGTAGTGGTTTGGGGCTTACCATTACAAAAAGCCTAACCTCACTTTTAAAAGGAGAAATTCAACTTCAGAGCGACCAAGGTAAAGGAAGCGAGTTTACCGTGATTATTCCGGTAAAAGAATTGAAGAAAGAAGCTGCTAAGGATAAACAAATAAAACAACCTCCAAAAATCCGGAATATTGACTTCGGAAATAAAAAGATTTTGGTAGTTGACGACGAACCGGCTCAATTAGCCTTGACCTTAGAGTTTTTAAGAAGTCATCAACTGAAGTATGAAACCGCAGAAAATGGAAAAAAAGCTTTAGCACTTTTAAACGAAAATGAATACGATCTAATTCTTACCGATATTCAGATGCCTATTATGGATGGCTTCCAATTAATGAACAACATCAAAAAGAATGATCGACTGCGTAAAATACCGATTATCGCTTTGTCTGGCCGCACCGATATGAAAGATGAAGTTTATAAACTTACCGGTTTTACGGCAAAGTTGACTAAACCTTTTAAAGCTCAAGATCTTTTACTTAAAATCAGCGAAATATTTGACCTCAACATAAATCAAAAAGAGGTTTTAGCTGAAAGCAAGTCTAAATCAGCTTCAGAAGCAACCGAATTATATAATTTAGAGGATATTTATATGTTTTCTGGAGAAGACTCAGAAGCCATGCAGGTTATCCTCAAAGCCTTTATAGAAAGTTCAGAAGAAAATATTCAGAAACTCAAAATATGTAAAAAGAAACACGATTTTGAGACTATTGGTCAAATTGCGCATAAAATGCTACCGATGATAAGGCAAATGAAAGTTCTTCTTTTAATTCCAATTTTAGAAAAGCTGGAACGTAAACAAGAAACTTCAATAGCTGAAGTAGATCAGGTAATAAACCAATTAGAAAAGTTGATGCAATCTTTAGAAACTGAGGTTACAGCTTAA